A DNA window from Nitrospirota bacterium contains the following coding sequences:
- a CDS encoding type II toxin-antitoxin system HicB family antitoxin gives MEFTFTEYINAAMALAEYDKLDDGSFAGRLPKCKGVIAFSKTLKGCENELRSTLEDWIIVGFKLGHRLPVISSINLNRRPRRESLVSV, from the coding sequence ATGGAATTTACTTTTACGGAATATATCAATGCCGCAATGGCTCTCGCTGAATACGACAAGCTTGACGATGGCTCGTTTGCCGGACGTCTACCCAAATGCAAGGGAGTGATAGCATTCTCCAAAACCCTTAAAGGATGCGAGAATGAACTACGCTCCACACTTGAAGATTGGATCATCGTGGGGTTTAAACTCGGGCACCGCCTGCCGGTAATTAGTTCGATCAACCTCAACAGGAGGCCCCGTCGTGAGTCCCTTGTTTCCGTGTAA
- the typA gene encoding translational GTPase TypA yields the protein MIKRTDLRNIAIIAHVDHGKTTLVDTLLRQSGTFRDNERVQERVMDNIDLERERGITIMAKNTSLHYNGVKINIVDTPGHADFGGEVERTLKMVDGVLLLVDASEGPLPQTRFVLKKALELGLPPILVINKIDRPDARITEVVDEVYDLFIDLDANDAQLDFPVVYTNARDGIAKLKMEDEGTNLKPLFDLIVNTVPQAEGDETAPLQLLVMNIIYNDYVGRLAIGKIFAGTARVAEPIGVITQSGDMVKTKITSLFSFEGLKRVDTPSATVGDIVALAGIEGVNIGDTITDPENPKPLPRIAVDEPTISMIFSINNSPFAGKEGKFVTSRHLKERLEKELLYNVAIKVEPGDATDSFKVLGRGELQLAILIEMMRREGYELSVSQPETITKIRDGKTFEPMENLVIDCPDEFIGVVTQKLGSRKGRMTKMANNGHGRVRLEFRIPARGLIGFRSEFLTDTRGTGLLNHLFDGYEPWQGAIAKRSTGALVADRAGKTTTYALYHIQPRGELFINESTAVYEGMIVGENSRENDMDVNVIKEKKLTNMRASGADEALRLVPHRLLSLEQSLEFIKEDELVEVTPHSIRLRKKILDQNKRPKSSREKSE from the coding sequence ATGATAAAAAGAACAGACCTTCGCAACATCGCCATCATCGCCCATGTTGACCACGGCAAGACGACCCTCGTGGACACGCTCCTGCGCCAAAGCGGCACCTTCCGCGACAATGAGCGAGTCCAGGAGCGGGTGATGGACAACATCGATCTCGAGCGCGAGCGCGGGATCACCATCATGGCCAAGAACACGTCCCTGCACTACAACGGCGTGAAGATCAATATTGTGGACACTCCGGGCCACGCGGACTTCGGCGGCGAAGTGGAACGCACCCTCAAGATGGTGGATGGCGTCCTGTTGCTCGTGGACGCCTCGGAAGGGCCGTTGCCCCAGACCCGCTTCGTGCTCAAGAAGGCGCTCGAGCTCGGGCTGCCGCCGATCCTCGTCATCAATAAGATAGACCGTCCCGACGCCCGGATCACCGAAGTGGTGGATGAGGTGTACGACCTGTTTATCGACCTCGACGCAAACGATGCCCAGCTCGACTTCCCCGTTGTGTACACCAACGCACGGGACGGCATCGCCAAACTGAAGATGGAGGATGAAGGTACTAACCTGAAGCCCCTCTTCGATCTGATCGTGAATACCGTACCGCAGGCTGAAGGCGACGAGACCGCGCCGCTCCAGCTCCTGGTCATGAACATCATTTATAACGATTATGTCGGACGGCTGGCCATCGGAAAGATCTTCGCCGGCACGGCAAGGGTCGCCGAGCCCATCGGCGTGATCACCCAGAGCGGTGATATGGTCAAAACCAAGATCACGTCGCTCTTTTCGTTTGAGGGTCTGAAACGCGTGGACACGCCCAGCGCCACGGTCGGGGACATCGTGGCACTGGCCGGCATTGAAGGCGTGAACATCGGCGATACGATCACTGATCCGGAAAACCCGAAGCCCCTGCCCCGCATTGCCGTGGATGAGCCCACGATCTCGATGATTTTTTCGATCAACAATTCGCCCTTTGCCGGCAAGGAAGGCAAGTTCGTCACCTCCCGCCATTTGAAGGAGCGGCTCGAGAAGGAACTCCTGTACAACGTGGCGATCAAGGTCGAACCAGGCGATGCCACTGACAGCTTCAAGGTCCTGGGACGCGGCGAACTTCAGCTTGCGATCCTGATCGAGATGATGCGGCGGGAAGGCTATGAGCTTTCTGTCTCCCAGCCCGAGACCATTACAAAGATCCGCGACGGAAAAACGTTCGAGCCCATGGAAAACCTGGTCATCGATTGCCCTGATGAATTCATAGGAGTAGTGACCCAGAAGCTCGGTTCCCGCAAAGGCCGCATGACCAAGATGGCGAACAATGGTCACGGCCGCGTCAGGCTCGAGTTCCGCATCCCCGCGCGCGGTCTCATCGGCTTCCGGTCGGAGTTCCTGACCGACACCCGGGGCACCGGCCTCTTGAACCACCTCTTCGACGGGTACGAACCCTGGCAGGGCGCGATCGCCAAGCGCTCCACCGGAGCGCTCGTGGCCGACCGTGCAGGCAAGACCACGACCTATGCCCTCTACCACATCCAGCCCCGCGGCGAGCTCTTCATCAATGAAAGCACGGCGGTATACGAAGGCATGATCGTGGGAGAGAACTCGCGCGAGAACGACATGGACGTGAATGTGATCAAGGAAAAGAAGCTGACGAACATGCGCGCGTCGGGCGCCGACGAAGCGCTCCGCCTCGTGCCCCATCGGCTGCTGTCGCTTGAGCAGTCGCTTGAGTTCATCAAGGAAGACGAACTCGTGGAAGTAACGCCACATTCCATCCGACTGCGAAAGAAGATCCTCGACCAGAATAAAAGGCCGAAGAGCAGCAGGGAAAAGAGCGAGTAA